The genomic region GAGAAATACCGATGAATACGGTCGTGAATGGGGTTTATCTGGTGAATTTAATTACTGAGGCGGAAAGTGTTTCGTCTAAGTTAGTCAAATTTTAGGTGAGTAAAGATTTTAGGTTTCAATAGTATTTTTTGCTGCTTGCTTCTGGCTGCTCGCTGCTCGCTTTTTTAACAACCCTGTCTGCACAGATTACCCTACCTGCCGGCAGGCAAGCGCGGGGGTCGCTAAGATACGCGGGGGTCGCAGGGCAATGTCATAATAAATCATAATAATCTTAACAAATCTGCGGCCCACCAGAATTTTATTAATTGCCTGCTATTTCAAGGTTTTTCCGTAATTTTATTGTGATGAAAAAATTCTTCTGCGCTTTGTTGTTGATTACTGCGGTTGTTGGGGGTGGGAAGGTATTTGCTCAATTTAATAACAACCATTGGGTATTTGGTGATAGTGCATATATCGATTGGAGCATTCCATCTAACCCTGTTGTTGGGAACGCCGCCTACTATCGAAGAAACGGAAGTTCAACCATAGGAGATAGCACTGGATTACTCTGCAGGATAATTTGGGCCCGGTTGTTATGTCTGGAATAAGTATCATCAAAGAATTGGTGATTCTACCAACATCTCGGTGGCTTTTGGTACCATTCTAACCTATTATCAACGCAATGATTCCTGATTTTTTGCTTACTAAGGTGTTACAAATGATGCTTTACTCATCTATTATCAATTATAAAGCGAATAATGATTCGGGGTTTTGTGTTGCAAAAAATTTTCAATGGAATAATTTTAGCATTCGATGGTTTATGGGGTGCGTCATGGTAATGGAAGGGATTGGTGGGTGGTTTTCAAAGATATACAACAAGCTTATCCCTTTAATTCTTTTATTTATTTCTGGTAAATGTACAAGGTATTTCAGGTCCATTTATTCAAAATATTGGCACTTTGCGAAAAACGGGAGGAGGTCAATTAATATTTAATAGCAACGGCTCCGTTTGCCCAAGTTTCATGGTTAGGCATGATTGAACTTTACAATTTTTGATCGATGTCAGGAACAATCACATCTACAATTCCGATAGAACAGGAACCGGCTACTTCACCCTATACCCATACAGTTACTACATGTGCCTATTCCAAGGATGATTCAAAACTTTATGTAATTGATTTATCACAGTCAAACTCAACCTACTATTTATTGCAATATGATTTATTAGCAACAAAATATCGCAGCGAGCAAATTTGTTGTCGACACTTTGTCATTCAGTTGCCCCAGGACTATGAAATTAGCACCGGATGGTAAAATTTATATTGCTGCCGCCGATGGAAATTATTCTTGGCCTTATCCAGATACAAGCACAGCATTTACCACAGTAAATAATAACTTAAGTGTAATTAATTATCCCGATAGTCTAGGATCTGCTTGCGTTTACCTTCAGTTTTAACTTAGAACGGGGTTCTCTTGGCCTCCCCACATCGATTCGGCTCGGCGCTGGGTGGTTGGTCGGGTTGGGGGGATGTCCGGAGCAGGAGGTGTTGGCATGGTATAATGTGGTGGATATGATTCCGCCCCAAGGCTAGAGGGAGGTTGGTGTCGAGAAAAAAATTGAGGTGATAGCGGGAGGGTAGTGACGGGAGAGATACGTGAATGGGTGCGAAGGGGGTTTATCTGGTCAATTTAATTACTGAGGCGGAAAGTGTTTCGTCAAAAACTATCAAATTTTAGTTGAGTAGAGATCGTCGTCCTCGAAGGATTTATCGTTTTCACCACGGAGGCACTTAGGTCACTGAGGGGCACAGAGGATTTTTATTAAACAATTAGTCTATATTCATTGGGGGGGGGGGGGGGGGGGGGGGGGGGCGGGCCCGCGGCGCGGGGGGGGAGGCCGCGCACGCGCGGCGCGATTAACGCGGGCCCGCCCGGGGGGGGGCGGGGGTGCAGGGGTCGAACGGAACTTATGAGTGGTAATTTTTTGTCGTCGACTTTGAACCGGGCTCAGGAACCACTCCATTGACCGCTGTAAACTCCAGAGATGCATATATCCTGAAGCTATCCAACCCTGTAGTGTCGACTCACCTGAATGCATTACCGCAAATAGAATTTATCACACTCTATCCAAACCCTGTTGTTGAAGAATTCTTTTATCTCCGCATAAGCATCCCTCTTGAAAACGTGAAGATTTCCATCGTTGCCATAGATGGCAAAATAGCGCAGGAATTCCTCATGGATAACATTACATCTGAAATAAAAATCAGTAGAGAGGGAATGAAACCGGGAATTTACTTTTTGGAATTAAGCAGCAATACGTATTCAAGCCGTCAAGCTATCGTCTTTCAATAAAACGGAAATCGATCCAGGTTCTTTCGAACTAAAATAATTTGAATTATAGAATAATCTTTATTGATTATTAAATGATTGGTGATCGTTGTCTTCAAAGGAACTATCCCTTTTTACCACGGCACGAAGGACACGAAGAATCACGGAGGACTTTTCTTAAAACAACAACGTTATATTCATTCAAAACATTCATCATCCCGAGGCTTCGGGACATCAATTCATCAATTCATCAATTCATCAATTCATCAATTCATCAATTCATCAATTCATCAATTCCTACTTCTTCTCTGCACCACCTGACCTTGTCCGCCGGGTTTGGCAATGGAATCTCTCATAGCTGTATCTGCCTGCACATTTTGTAATTTATAATAATCCATCACGCCCAAATGTCCGGAACGGAAGGCTTCAGAGATGGCCAATGGAATTTGTGCTTCTGCTTCGATCACCTTTGCACGGGCTTCCTGCGCCTTTGCACGCATCTCCTGCTCAAAGGCAACTGCCATAGCACGGCGCTCTTCTGCCTTCGCCTGAGCCACCTTTAAATCGGCAGAGGCTTGTTCAGTTTGAAGCTTCGCTCCAATATTTTCACCTACATCAATATCGGCAATATCAATAGATAGAATTTCGAATGCTGTTCCGGCATCAAGTCCCTTGTTTAAAACGGTTTTTGAAATCTGATCAGGGTTTTCCAAAACGGTTTTATGGTCATGGGCAGAACCAATGGTAGTTACGATACCTTCACCAACACGCGCCAGAATGGTTTCTTCACCGGCGCCACCAACCAACTGATTGATATTTGTCCGTACGGTTACGCGAGCTCTTACGATCAATTGAATTCCGTTTTTTCCTACTGCAGAAACAGGAGGTGTGTCAATTACCCGTGGATTCACAGATAACTGCACCGCATCCGCCACATCTCTTCCCGCCAAATCGATAGCAGTAGCCATCTTGAAGGTCAGGGGAATATTGGCTTTATCTGCAGAGATCAATGCCTTTATGACATTATTCACATTACCACCGGCAAGGAAATGGGTTTCGATATCATTGGTCGTGACATTTAATCCGGCCTTGGTACTCGTGATCATTGCATTGACAACAATAGACGGTGGTACTTTCCGCAATCGCATCAGGATAAGATTCATGATGCTGATTTTGACATTGCTGAATACAGCCGTAATCCATAAGTTGACAGGAACAAAATAAAGGAAGAGCATGATAAAAATAAAAGCTCCGGCAATGACAAGTAAAAGAAATGGAATTTGCATAGGGTGATTTTTTTACGAAGATAATTTAATTGTAGAACTATTCAATCGGTTTGACGATGAGTTTATTTCCTTCTACCCGTATCACAATGATCGGATAATTGGGAGGAACCATCCTTCCTTCAGTTGCGGCTTCATAGCGTTCTCCATTGACCCGCACTGTGCCCATAGGTCGTAAACTGGAAACCGCTTCACCACGATCGCCTGCTTTTACACGGCTTTCGTCAATGACATTCATTCTTCCCTCCAGTTTATCGTGCAGGCTGAACCTCTTCCAGAAAGATGTTCTTAAAGCTGACCATATCGAAAGTCCAGTCACAAAAATACTGATCAAGGCCACGATGATTCCTGTAGTGGAACCGTACACCTGCCAGGTCCAGCCAATGCCCATTACTACAAACACAGCACCGGCAATCCCCACAATAAAACCGGGAACAATGAGAATTTCAAGGACAATCAATAGTATGCCAAAGAGGATGAGGACAGAAATGAAAAAAATGGACATATGGCTTCTATGAATTAATGTTGATTTATTTTAAGATGGAGATAAACTTACGAGGGCTTATAGTACTTCAATGCCTGGGGCATAAATTTATTCAGTTCTTTCACGCGGTTCGCATCACTGGGATGTGTGCTCAACAGCTCCGGTGGTTTTGCGCCTCCTTTAGCCGCCATTCGCTGCCAGAATTTTGGCGCTTCACGAGGGTCATAGCCGGCCATGGCTGCGAAAATCAATCCGAGCTTATCCGCTTCCGTTTCATGAAGTCGGGAGTAGGGGAGAATGAGTCCAACCGCAGCTCCCGCACCGTAAGCGGTTTGAAAAATTGCTTTCGTCTCAGCACTTTTATTTTGTAATGCAACACCTAAAGCAACACCACCGGCCTGAGTCATCAATTGCTGACTCATCCGTTCATTACCATGGCGCGCAACGGCATGTGCAATTTCGTGACCCATCACCATGGCCAGAGCCGCTTCCGTTTGAGTTACGGCGAGCAAACCCGTGTAAACGACCACCTTTCCACCGGGCATACACCAGGCATTGATAGTTTTATCATTGACAAGATTGAATTCCCATTTAAAACCCTCTAACCTCTTGCTCAGCTTATTTTGCGCCATGTATTTGGTCACAGATTGCTGAATTTTACTTCCAATCTGTTTCACCATAGTGGCTTGAGGATCTGATGCAGCAACCGGAGGATTAGCCTTTAAAAACGATTGATACTCGGTGAGACTTAAAGAAATAAGCTCACCTTCCGGAATCAGGCTTACTTGTTTTCTATTGGTAATGGGTACTTTTGAACAGGCAAGTAGTAGTACGAAACAGCAGGTAATGCTTGCAAATAGAAGTGTTGTTTTTTTCACGGATCAGATTTATTCGATGGTAGCACTCAAGCCGCGATCGAGCAGCGCTTCGCACATCGGCCGAAGTTTGTCAAAGTTACCTTCTTTAACGGAACATTTTCCGTTATAATGTATGATCATCGAACATTGTTCAGCCTGATCTCGCTCATGCTTGCAAACAGAGACCAGACTTTCGATCACCCAGTCAAAAGTATTTACATCATCATTGTAAAGAACGAGTTGATTTTCGAGGTCAACTTCTTCTTCTAATAACAGATCTTCCTGCTGATAAGGTTTATGTGAGTTCTGAACCATAGTTATCTTCAATACCTCAAAGGTAAAAAGATCAATCCGATGTGAACAAATCAATTTTCTGATTTTATTTTAACAAAAAAAAGAGCCCTGAAATCAGGACTCTTTAAGTTCATATATAACTTAATTTCAATCGTTTGTATCGGTATTGGCCGTGTTATTGGCTCGGGTTATTTTAATGGCTTCCGAGAGGTTCATCGGCTTGGTTTCCTTAAAAGCGACAATAAAGGCATCTCCAAAGCCGGCCTGCCGCAAGGTTTCACGCAAGTTTTTGGCTGATTTATAATTTCCTTCTGCACCCATAAAGAAACGCAACCAGGTTAAATCATCGTAACTCGTTAACATGGTTTTATCTGTTTTCTTTTCCAATCGCTTCTGAACAATTTCTCTGGTGTGTTTTCTAAACGCCCCAATCTGTACTTTGTATATGATTCCACCGCGTAAACTATTATTCATTTCAGAGGAGTTTATACCTGTGCCATTTGTTTGATTTCTATTGGTACCTGAACCCGGTGAATTTGGATGCATTCCATCAGGATTTGCTCTTCGTTCAGCAATCATTTCAGGTGTAAGTCCACTCACTTTCATAGCGGCCATTTGGGCTTCTG from Bacteroidota bacterium harbors:
- a CDS encoding M48 family metallopeptidase encodes the protein MKKTTLLFASITCCFVLLLACSKVPITNRKQVSLIPEGELISLSLTEYQSFLKANPPVAASDPQATMVKQIGSKIQQSVTKYMAQNKLSKRLEGFKWEFNLVNDKTINAWCMPGGKVVVYTGLLAVTQTEAALAMVMGHEIAHAVARHGNERMSQQLMTQAGGVALGVALQNKSAETKAIFQTAYGAGAAVGLILPYSRLHETEADKLGLIFAAMAGYDPREAPKFWQRMAAKGGAKPPELLSTHPSDANRVKELNKFMPQALKYYKPS
- a CDS encoding NfeD family protein, which codes for MSIFFISVLILFGILLIVLEILIVPGFIVGIAGAVFVVMGIGWTWQVYGSTTGIIVALISIFVTGLSIWSALRTSFWKRFSLHDKLEGRMNVIDESRVKAGDRGEAVSSLRPMGTVRVNGERYEAATEGRMVPPNYPIIVIRVEGNKLIVKPIE
- the floA gene encoding flotillin-like protein FloA (flotillin-like protein involved in membrane lipid rafts), which encodes MQIPFLLLVIAGAFIFIMLFLYFVPVNLWITAVFSNVKISIMNLILMRLRKVPPSIVVNAMITSTKAGLNVTTNDIETHFLAGGNVNNVIKALISADKANIPLTFKMATAIDLAGRDVADAVQLSVNPRVIDTPPVSAVGKNGIQLIVRARVTVRTNINQLVGGAGEETILARVGEGIVTTIGSAHDHKTVLENPDQISKTVLNKGLDAGTAFEILSIDIADIDVGENIGAKLQTEQASADLKVAQAKAEERRAMAVAFEQEMRAKAQEARAKVIEAEAQIPLAISEAFRSGHLGVMDYYKLQNVQADTAMRDSIAKPGGQGQVVQRRSRN
- a CDS encoding ATP-dependent Clp protease adaptor ClpS; its protein translation is MVQNSHKPYQQEDLLLEEEVDLENQLVLYNDDVNTFDWVIESLVSVCKHERDQAEQCSMIIHYNGKCSVKEGNFDKLRPMCEALLDRGLSATIE
- a CDS encoding T9SS type A sorting domain-containing protein; translated protein: MTAVNSRDAYILKLSNPVVSTHLNALPQIEFITLYPNPVVEEFFYLRISIPLENVKISIVAIDGKIAQEFLMDNITSEIKISREGMKPGIYFLELSSNTYSSRQAIVFQ